The nucleotide window TTTCTGGTGATCCACCAGCGGGGCCATCAGCATGAATTTAGTGCCTTCACCAAGAGCCATGATCCGGTCCAGAATCTCATCGGAAGTCTGGGCCGCAATGGGGATGCCACATTCAGGACAGTGGAATTTACCCAGCCTTGCAAAGAACACGCGCAAAAAGTCATAAATCTCGGTTACCGTACCCACGGTTGAACGCGGGTTACGCGAGGTGGATTGCTGTTCCAACGAAATGGCCGGGGAAAGGCCCTCGATCTTGTCCACCTTTGGTTTGTCCAGCTGTGGGAGGAATTGCCTTGCGTATGCGGAAAGGGATTCCACATACCTGCGCTGGCCCTCGGCATAGACAATATCGAAGGACAAGGTGGATTTACCGGACCCTGAAGGACCACAGACCACAACCAGTTGGTCACGTGGAATATCAAGGGTCAAATTTTTAAGGTTGTGCTGACGCGCACCTTCAATATGGATAGATTTTTTCATGTATTAAGATGCCTCCGGCGGCTCTCCGAGGGCCAAAGAAACTTTTTGAAAAAAGTTTCTTTGGACTCTTCAAAAACTTTTAATATGGCTTCGCCGTGTTATGCGGATAGTTGGAAAAATTCAACGAAGGGAGAGAATAAGCATTTCCAGAAAGAAGGCAAGTTTATCAGGAATGATTCTTAATTATTTTTTATGTCTTTGTCAGGATCTTCGCATTTAGGCATAGGACTGGTGCTGAAATTATCTTCCACGTCCTCAAGCCCGTTTTCTTTGATGTCTGCGACGAACAACTCCACTAATTCCGGATCAAGTGACGGTCCTGCCAGCTTACGCAGGATGGAGAAAGCTTTATTAAGGTCCATGGCATTCTGATAGGTGCGGGTAGTGGTCACCGCGTCAAAAACATCAGCTATGGAAAGAATACGTGAGCCGGTTTTAATTTCATCGCCCTGCAAACCGTTGGGATATCCTGTGCCGTCCAGCCGTTCATGATGAGAACGCACATATTCAAGGGCAGGACCGAGGAATTCCAACCCGCGCAACATACGGAATCCCCATTCCGGGTGCTGTTTGATCTCTGCCAGCATTTCAGCATCAACCTTAGTATCCACATTTTGAATCAAACGGTCACTGAACCCGATCTTGCCTATATCGTGCAAGGTTCCGGCCACGTGCATGGTCCAAATTTCATCTTCGGAAAGTTCCATCCTGCGCGCCAGACGTTCGCAGTAAAGTCCCACCCGTTCCGCATGACCGCGGGTATACGGATCACGCAGGCTCAGTCCACGAGCCACAGCCTTGATGGTTGCCACAACATTACACTTAAGTTCCTCATTGGCCTGCTCAAGAGCAAACTCACGAGCCTCAATACGGACCATCATCAACCCCACGGATTCAGCCAGTTCCCGCACATAAGGATCAAATCCCTCAGTGGTCAAATTCATAATATCATTGGAATAATTGCCGCCTGAAATTTCCTGAATACAGGTCAGCAGTTCGGTAAGTCCTTTCATGAAGCTATCCGTGGTTAAGGGTACAACAAGACTGATTGTCTTCCCTTTTATACTGAAGTGGAGGAAAGTTCCAGAGGGGATAAAAACGGATTAGTTGGATGAATTTGAGCAAATTATTCTGATGGAATAATTCTAGTAGAATAAAAAATATTATTCTCTTGGAATAATATTAATGCAAAATAAATACCCCCTTTGCAAGATTGCTGAGGGGGAGATCTTAACTAAAAAGTCCTGACCAGCCACTTCCTAAAAACTGGATCAACAAGATTCCATCCATTTTCTTCGTCGCTAATTAAATCCTGCAAACTTAAATGTTTTAGGGCTTTTTGAACTCCTCCCGGAGAAAGGTTGGTTTCCCTTAAAAAAGCCTGCGAGGTAACTTTACTTCCCGGATGTTTCGCAAGTCCCACCAACAAGCCCTGCTGTACAGAAGTTAAGCCATCCACAACTCCCTGATATGAGTATCTTTCACTTGCAAGCAATGATTCAAAACATTCATCCACATCTTCAAGGTTGGGATCAGTTCCCATGCTGAACAACAAATAGCAAAACAACTGCGCGTAATAAGGATACTGCTGAACAAGATTAGATACAGAGGCCGCCGCTTCGTGTGAAATAAAATTGCCTCCCTTTTCGAAAAGATCAACAATATACTCCACAAGGTCATCGTGAGGCAGCGGAGGAAGTTCCATCAAAAGAGTGCTATTGTAGAAAGGACGATGCCTGTCCGTAAACATAGACTTCAGAATACGCCGCCTGCTACCCGCAAAGATATACCCCACGCTATGCATTTGGATATGGGTCCGCAACAAAGCTTCGGTTTTACCTTTGTCCACTTCTACAATATCCTGAAATTCATCCATGGCAATATGCACAGGCTTGTCCACCTTTTCTGCAAACCGCCCGATCTCAGAAAGAAGCGACTCAAGCAGATCATAACCGGAAATGCCCTCAGAAGCGCGCACATCTATCTGTATTCCGCCATCCTCAGTGGGTGTGAAAACCGGACGGTAGGTCTTGAAAAAATCAAGCAAAGCCTTTTTGCTCTTCTCAAAAAAGGACACGTAATCGCTCAGCCCTTCATAAATAGCCTTAGCAAGTCTGGACGCTAGATCTTCAACCGACATAACTCGGTAAAAATCCACATAAAAGACATATGCCCCTTTATCATGCAAATCCTTTTGAGCTCGCTTAATCAGAGAAGTCTTCCCGTATCTACGCGGAGAAAATAGGGTAACATTCGCACCGTTCATGCCGTGCAAAATCAGATCTGCAAGTTCTTTTTCACGATCACAAAAGGGATCGCTGGGCCGTAAGGTATTAAATCGGAAAGGATTATTCATGGATCACCTAAAATCATTCTAGCAGAATATTAAATTTTATTCTTATAGAATTATTCTAGTGGAATATTTTGGTTTGTCAAACAAAGAAAAACTCCCTGCCTCGCACGAGACAGGGAGTTCCTACTTCCAAAAAATATCAACCAAAAATTAAAACTACTTATCCATCTCAACCTTCTCCCCCCGATAAGTATCCCACTGGGCAACTCCACCGCCAATGTACACCTGCCCCGGCAAGGGGAAATGGGTATGAATGAATATCCATTTACGCTCCGCCTTAGCGTGCTCTACCAATGCGTCTGCTATGGCGTTCATCATGCCCTTTACCTTATCGTCGTCAAAGAACCCCGGTACGTAGAGGTCTACAAACAAAGGCTTATTGCTGCGCTTACCTTCGTACACAACAGCATCAAAGGTCTGCCAATAGTAGGTGATGAACGACTCTTTGATACCTGTATCCTTGCTAACATCCTTGCTGACCGACGCCAAAACCGCCTCTACATCAAGATCGGTTTTGGGTGAGGTCACCCTGACCATGGGATCGGCGGGGTCGATGCCGCCTTCGGCATACGAATTCACGGGAAAAAGCGATGCTGCGCAGAGGATGCAAAGCAAGAGAAAAGCAGGAATGAAAGCGTTTTTGACGGAGTTCGACATTTGGGGAATCCCTAGATTTAAAGATGATACTTACCAAAAAATAAACGGGCCGTTGCAATATACAACGGCCCGTTTATTTTGAAAAGCATATTCGCCAGTCTGTTAAGCCCCGACATGCTCCTTGTAAGCCTGTACGGTGTTGATCAGAAGCTGGGCAATGGTCATGGGACCGACTCCGCCGGGAACCGGGGTCATGGCGGACGCCACGTCTTCGAGGGCGGCGTAATCGCAGTCACCAACCAGACCTTCGTCTGTGCGGTTGATACCTACGTCAATTACGACTGCGCCTTTCTTAACCATATCCTTCTTGATGAACTTGGCAATGCCGATGGCGGCGAAAACGAAATCTGCTGCTTTGACTTCCTCGGCGAGGTTGTCGGTGCGGGAATGACAGACAGTTACGGTGGCGTTTGCGAAATCACCGTACTGCATGAGCATCATGGCAAGGGGTTTACCTACAATGTTGGAACGACCAACCACAACCGCTTTCTTGCCGGAGGTGGGCAGGTTGTAGCGTTCCAGCAGGGTCATGATGCCTGCGGGGGTGCAGGAACGGAAACCGGGCAGACCGAGCATGAGCTTGCCTACGTTCATGGGGTGGAAACCATCCACATCTTTGCCGGGATCGATGAGTTCAAGACAACGCTGGCTGTCCAGTCCCTTGGGCAGGGGCAGCTGCAAGAGGATACCGTCGATGGTCTCGTCTGCGTTCAGCTTCTGGATCAGTGCTTCAAGATCATCCTGAGCAACGGACGCATCAATACGGTGAGCAGTGGAAACAATACCTGCTTTTTCGCAGGCAATTTCCTTGTTGCGCACGTAAACCTGAGATGCGGGGTCCTCGCCGACCAGAATAACGGCCAGACCGGGCGCTCTACCGTGTTTATCTTTAAGTCCGTCTATCTCTACCTTCAGCTCTTCACGAATAGTAAGGGCTGTTTCTTTACCATTCAAAATCTGCATTGAAATTTCTCCGCTGTTTAAGGCCTGTGGGTGAAAAATGCATATTGTAATTTTCTCCCACTGGCAAGAAGACAATATATACAAACAGGGCTGCGAGGAAACCCCACAGCCCTGTAATAAACTAATAAACCGTCAGTCTATGACGGATCATCTTAGTCTTCGCCGAAGAAAGCTTCCTTCAGTGCGGGACCGTAGTAGATGCCATCATCTTCGAGGTCTTCCTCGATGCGCAGCAACTGGTTGTACTTGGCAAGACGGTCAGAACGGCAAAGGGAGCCGGTCTTAATCTGGCCTGCATTGAGACCTACTGCGAGGTCAGCAATGAAGTGATCGCTGGTTTCACCGGAACGGTGGGATACAACGTTGGTGTAACCTGCGGTCTTAGCCAGTTCCATGGTGTCGAGGGTTTCGGTAAGGGTACCGATCTGGTTCAGCTTGATCAGGATGGAGTTACAAGCACCGCGCTCGATACCTTCAGCAAGAATTTCAGGGTTGGTTACGAACAGATCGTCACCAACAAGCTGAATTTCTTCACCGAGATCGTCGGTCATTTTTACCCAGCCTTCCCAATCGCCTTCTGCAAGACCATCTTCAATGGAAATAAGCGGGAAACGCTCTACGAAATCAGCGTAGAAATCAATCATGCCCTGAGCGTCGAATTCTTTACCTTCACCGGCCAGAACGTACTTGCCGTCTTTGTAGAATTCGGAAGCAGCAGCGTCGATAGCGAGTGCTACGTCAGCACCGGGGCGGTAGCCTGCTTTTTCAATAGCTTTCATGATGTATTCGAAAGCCTGTGCGTGAGACTCAAGGTTAGGCGCGAAGCCACCTTCGTCACCAACTGCGGTGTTGTGACCGTCAGCAGCCAGCAGACCTTTCAGGGTATGGAAAATTTCAGCACCCATGCGCAGAGCTTCAGCGAAGGTCTCAGCGCCGACGGGCATGATCATGAATTCCTGAATATCAAGGTTATTGGGTGCGTGCTCGCCACCATTGATGATGTTCATCATGGGTACGGGCAAGAGCTTGCCGTTTACGCCGCCGAGGTACTGGTAAAGAGGAATACCGAGCAGGTTTGCAGCAGCACGTGCAACAGCCATGGAGACGCCGAGCATTGCGTTTGCGCCGAGACGATCTTTATTTTCAGTGCCGTCAAGTTCGATGAGAATATTGTCGATGTTAACCTGACGCAGAGCATCCTGACCAACAAGAGCTTCGGCAATTTCTTCACGAATATTGGCAACAGCAACCAGTACACCTTTACCCATGTAACGATCTTTGTCGCCGTCACGCAGTTCGAGGGCTTCGCGGGTACCGGTGGATGCTCCGGAAGGAACAGCGGCACGGCCGGTTGCGCCGGATTCAAGTACTACTTCTACTTCTACGGTGGGGTTACCTCTGGAATCGAGAATTTCTCTCGCCCAGACTGCTACGATAGTGCTCATGACATTACTCCTTAAAAAACAACACTTTCCGGTTACTTTGGAACTGCCGGACACTTTCCCGGCAAAAGACCTACATTAAACTATTTTTCACTGCCAAACCAAGCCATGCGCAACCCGTCCAGAAGGAGAGTGGGTTCCACATGATCAATAGCCTGACAGACTTCAGCTATCTTGGAGGCAAAACCTCCGGTGGCGATGAGTTCAACCTCCCCGCCGAGAGTCTTGCCCAAACGCTCGCTCAAACCTTCAACCATGGCCGCAAAACCGAAGATAAGCCCCTGATTAAGGCTGTCTGCGGTACTTTTACCCGGCCTGATGGTATCAGACTCAATCTCAAGAGAAATATGCGGCAACTTCGCGGTACCGGATGCCAGTGCCTTGGTGGAAGAAAGCACTCCGGGACAGATAAGCCCGCCCATGTAGTCATTACCAACCACACAATCAAAAGTGGTAGCGGTACCGAAATCAACCACAATAAGGTTCTCGCTGTCGCTGATCTGGCGGCCCGCAAAAGCAGTAACCAGCCTGTCCGCGCCAACTTCCCACGGCCTTTCATATTTGTTGTTCAAAGCCAGCGGAATGGAATCCGGGGCAAAACGCAGTTCGCAGGGGAAAAACCTTTCCACGGCCTGTTTCAAAATCGGATTCATGGGCGGAACAACCGAAGACACGGCCCCGCCAATGATGTCCTCATTGGAAAATCCGGCCACCCTACAGATTTCAACGAGCTTAAGTCCCCATGAATCAGCAGTGCCTCCGGGATCGGTAGGCAAGGTGAATGAAGGACCGATTTTATCACGGGTGGAAAAACCGATTTTTGTATTGGTGTTTCCCACATCAAAAAGTAAAATAGTTTCCGAACTCAAAATTGGACTCCGCTGCTTGCTGGATTCTTACTCCAAAATCTAATACCATAATCCACAAAAACTAAAAACATGATTGCGGTACAATTATGCTACAACTTCAAGTCTGTTTTCATAGACCGCTCGAAAAACTAACACCATTGTTGATTTCTCTTTCCGGGCAGCCTGTTAAGACCTATCTGGATGTCCGCGTACTCCATTCTCGGAAATGAATCAATATGGTTTTCTGATCGAAAGTGAACACAAAAATGTTCGAAATGCAACATCTTTATAATAATTTGGTAGCTTATTGACTTGAGTGAAATTAAAAATTAAAAAAATTAATCATCAAAAAAATTTGATTTTCCCCTGAACCCCTATGCGGAGCATGCCGTGCCAGATAAAAAGCTTCTCTCCATTGCGGAAATTTCCCGCCTGCTGGAAGTCCCTGAATCAACCCTCCATTACTGGAAAAACCGTTTCGCCCAGTACTTGCCAAGCACAGGCCGCAACAGGCAGAAAAGGTTCAAATCCGAAGCAGTTGAAATTTTTAAAATTATTGCATCCATGCTCAAACAAGGCCACACAGCTGAAGATGTCATGGCGGAACTTTCCCGCAAATATCCTGTCAATGTGACTGTTGATCCTCAGAATCCCGAATCTGTCCCCCCGGCCCATATGCAAATCCAGGCACAGCAAGCCAATCTTGAACCTGCTATCCAGCTGGCTGCGGCCATGGGCACGGAAATAGCCAAGTCCATCAATGATGGTCTCAAGGGAATGCTATCCTGTATGCCCGCCGGAACCGTATCAGAAGACGTCAAGGCCTGCATGGACAAAGCCAACGCAGACCTGAGTGCTCAGAATGAAAGCATAGAAGGTATTAAAAACGAAAACGTCCTGCTCAAGGAAAAGCTTTCCATCATGGAAGCGGAGCTGGTCCGGCTACGCAAAGACCGCCGGGAAATGGAAAAGTTCCTCCTTGACAAGCTGAAAAACATTACTAAGTAATCCTTGCCTTTTTTTGTTCCTGACAGAACACCCTAAAATACACTCAAGAACCTTCCGGCTGTCTTACATAGCCGGAAGGAATTTTATGTTTACGGAGGAATTTAAATGACTGCCCAGACCGAAAAATTCGAATTCAAGGCTGAAGTTAACCAGCTGCTGGACATCCTTGTCCACTCTCTTTACACCAACCGCGAAATCTTCTTGCGCGAACTGGTTTCCAACGCATCCGATGCCCTCGATAAAATGCGTTTCGCCATCAACAGTAACCCTGAGTTGGACGATGAAGTGGAACCTGAAATTTTCATCGCCTATGACGAAGAAAACAAGACCGTAACCGTGACTGATACCGGTATCGGCATGACCCGCGAAGAAGTCATGGCCAACATCGGTACCATCGCCCATTCCGGCTCTGCTGAGTTCGTCAAGCAGGCTGCTGAATCCAAAGAAAGCCTTGATTCCCTTATCGGACGTTTCGGTGTCGGCTTCTACTCCATCTTCATGGTTTCCGACCATGTTGTAGTGCGCACCAAATCCTACCAGAAGGACGCACCTGCAATTCAGTGGGTTTCCGACGGCAAAAATGCTTACGAAATGACCGAAATTGAAGCGGAAATGGATCACGGAACCACCATTGAGATCCACCTCAATGAAGACAATACCGAACGCTTTGACTCCGATGACAAGCTCAAGGAAATCGTCAAGCGTCACTCCAACTTCGTATCCTTCCCGATCATGATCGGTGGCGAACGGGTCAACACTGTTTCCGCTCTGTGGCGCGAACCAAAATTCCAGATCAAACAGGAACAGTATGAGGAGTTCTACAAATTCCTGACCTACGATGTACAGCCTCCCATCGATACCCTGCACTTCTCCGTAGACGCTCCGGTACAGTTCAACTCCCTGCTCTTCATCCCTGAAAAGGATCTCGATATTTTCGGCATGGACCGCGACAACTGGGGACTCGACCTCTACGTACGCCGCGTGCTCATTGAAAAGCAGAACAAGAACCTGCTCCCTGAATACCTGAGCTTCATCAAGGGTGTGGTTGATACTGAAGACCTGCCCCTGAACATCTCCCGCGAAACCTTGCAGGACAACCTGCTCATCGGCAAAATCAGCGCGACCCTGACCAAACAGGTACTGGGACAGCTGGAAAAACTGGCCAAGGATGATGCGGAAAAATACGCCATGTTCTGGAAGGCCCATTCCAAGATTTTCAAAGCCGGGCACATGGACTTCGTTAACCGTGATAAATTCGCAAAGCTGCTCCGCTTTGATTCTTCCAAAGCAGAAAAGGATGCTCTTGTACCCTTCGCGGATTACATCGAGCGTGCCAAAGAAGACCAGAAGGAAATCTACTATTCAGTAGTAGCCAGCCGTGAGGCCGCGAACCTCAACCCGCACCTTGAAATCTTCCGCAACAAGGACATCGAAGTACTCTACCTCTACGAACCCATTGATGAATTCGTCATGGAATCTATCCGTGAACACGAAGAATTCACCTTTGTAGCTGCCGAGTACGCCGACCTTGAAAAGCTGGACAAATTCGAATCAGCTAAAAAAGAAGATGAGCCGGAACCGCTTTCCGAAGAACAGGAAAAAGACATGGATGCCCTCATCGCCAAGATGAAGGAAGTTTTCGGCGAGCAGGTTTCTGAAGTAAAAGTATCTGAGCGTCTTTCCGATTCTCCCTGCCGTCTGGTCAACCCCGGCGGAGCCATGACCTCTTCCATGGAAAAGATCATGAAGGCCATGAACAAAGACAGCTCCATCCCCACCAAGACCATGGAAGTGAACGCCGACCACCCGCTGCTGCGTTCCATGCTGGAAATCTTCAAGGTCAATCCGGATGACGAATTCATCGCCCTTTCTTCCAACCAGCTCCTTGAGTCTGCTCTGCTGCTGGAAGGCTACCTGAACGATCCCCACGCCCTTGTGGGACGCATTCAGAGCCTGCTGACCAAAGCAGGCGGCTGGTATGCCGAACTGGAAAAGAAAGACTAGCAATCTATCACAAAAAAGTGCATCAAATCCTCGGTAGCGTCTGTTGCCGGGGATTTTTATTTTATTTCAAATCAGTGTTGCTGCCAGCCCGCGCTTAAGATAAAATATTAAATGCTGACCCCGAAAAACAACAGCTGAACTTGTCTATGTCAGCTCTGCAACTTGGAGAAAAGAATGAACTTAACTGAAGAGCCAGGCCGCTTTGACTTACAAAGTGCGCTGGATAGATTCTCAGGGGACTTGGAATTACTGGAAGAGGCCATCGCCATTTTTACAGAAGAAGCGGTGAAGCATCTTGAAGAAATCAAGATCAACCTTAATCAGGGCAAACTGCAAGAAGCCTCAGCAAACTCCCATACTCTGAAAGGAGAATGTGGCGCAGTGGGGGCAGTACAAGCCTATTCTTTAAGCTGGTCCATGGAAAAAGTAGCGGCTGAAGGGGATGTTGATAAAACCAAAAAACTTCTTCCTCAATTGGAAGAAGAGATCTCACTGGCTTTAGAATTCCTTCCGAAGGAAAGCAAACAACTGAATTGACAACGAAGAACTAGTTATTGAGGACTTAACACGAACACTACTTCCTTTTTAATTCTGCTTAGGATAGGCATAATAAACTTTTCTTAAGCACTGAAGTAATATGAAAACTATCCTGATCGTCGATGACGACCCTAAGATGCTTGAACTGCTCAAGCACTACCTCAGAAATGAAGAGGTCAATGCACTTGCCGCCCTAGACGGTGAGCAGGGATTGTCGTTGTTTGAATCCAACCCTGTGGATCTGGTCATCATTGATATCTTCATGCCCAACATGGACGGCATTCAGACCATTCTTGAATTAAAACAAAAAAAACCGGAATGCAGAATTCTAGTCATTTCAGGGGGCGGAGAGTTCACCGGCCTTGAATACCTCAAGCAGGCCAAAGCCCTAGGTGCGAAAGAAGCACTGGTCAAACCGTTCACCCAGAACGATTTTCTAACCACAATACACAGCATACTGAATTAATATTCCTGCCTCCGGAAAGACCTACCTTCTGGAGCAAGCCAAGCTTACACCCAATCCCACGAAAGCTGTTCCCAGAACGGTATTAATATACTTGCAAATTGCCGTTCCCTTCAGAAGTCCCTTAATCTTTTCGCCGCCACAGGCGTAAATCATCATACACGCAAATGCGATGACGGTGAGCAAAGTCAGCAGCACGGCAAAATGCTGTAAGGATGCCTGCCCGCTACTGATAAACTGGGGAAACAAAGCACTGAAAAATACAATTGCCTTTGGATTCCCGGCCGCAACACAAAATCCCTGCATAAACAACCTTCGGGTAGAAGTTCTTTTGTTTTCCTGCACACCGGAATCTTCAAAATTAAAGCCACCGGACAAGAGTACTCCGATTCCGAGCCAGACCAAATAGGCAGCCCCGGCATACTTAACCAACATAAAAGCTGTTTCAGATGCTGCCAGCAGAGCTCCCAGACCGGCAATTGAAACAACTGCCTGCAAAAAAGAGGCAACGGAATTACCTAAAGCAGTGGCAACTGCCCGTCTGGCTCCATATTTAATCCCGTGAGTCAAAGCCAGAATCATGCTCGGCCCCGGAATTATGGAAGCCAGAAAAACCGTCATTACGTACACGGACCAAAATTCAATAGACATGGATTCCACCACCTCAAAAAAGTAATAGGCCGTGCCCGATAAAAATCGAACACGGCCTATGCTATCAATTTACATTAAGACTTAAGCTTCCAGTTCAGCGGCAGCCTTCTCAACGGAATCAATGAAACCCTGACGGGCTTCCCTGATCTTTGCGGCCAGATCTTCGTTATGAAGGGCCAAAATCTGAGCGGCCATCCATGCGGAGTTTTTAGCGCCGACCTTATCAAGGGCAACGGTTCCTACGGGGAATCCCGGAGGCATCTGCACGGTTGCCAGCAGTGCATCCATACCACCTAGAGCGGAGCCGCAGATGGGTACGCCGAGAACAGGACGGATGGTTTTTGCAGCAACAGCACCTGCAAGATGCGCGGCAAGACCTGCGGCACAAATAAAGATTTCACAACCGTTATCTTCCAGTTCCTTGACCAGTTTCGCAGTCCTTTCCGGAGTACGATGGGCAGAGGAAACAGTGAAAACGTGGGGAATACCAAGTTTGGTCAGCAAATCGGAACAAGGCTGCATTGTATCCTTATCCGAAATGGACCCCATGAAAATAGCTACTTTTGCACTCATTTTTTAAGACCCTTGTCACCTATGTCGCGACGGAAGTAAGCTTTGTCAAAGCTGAGTTTTTCAACAGCTTCGTAAGCCTTTTTCTGAGCTGCTCCGAGATCCGCCCCCAGAGCGGTAACACCCAGCACGCGTCCGCCACTGGTTAATGTTTTACCCTCTTCATACTTTGTCCCGGCCTGAAAGACCTTGACGCCTTCAATCTTTTCAGCTTCCTCGAAACCGCTGATCTCGGCTCCCTTTTCATAGGAAGCAGGATAGCCGCCGGCAGCCATGACCACGCAAATGGTGGTTTCATCCTTGAGTTTCACTTCCACTTCCGGGAGGCGATTCTCAACACAGGCCAGCATAATCTCGACCAGATCGCAATCCAGACGCATCAAGAGCGGCTGGCATTCGGGGTCGCCGAAACGAACATTGTATTCAAGAACGGAAGGACCGTTTTCTGTGTACATGAGTCCGGCATAAAGGATGCCGGTAAAAGGCTCGCCGCGATCGGCAAGCAGCTTGAGAATGGGCTTAATGACCATCTCTGCGGTCTCAGCATATTTTTCGCGAGGCAGAATTGGAGCCGGGCTGTATGCACCCATACCGCCGGTATTGGGTCCGGTATCACCTTCGCCCACGGCTTTATGATCCTGTGCGGAAGGCAGCAGTGCGTACTCTTCTCCGGCACAGAAAGCGAGAAAAGAAGCTTCTTCACCCTTGAGGGCTTCTTCCACAACTACTCGTTCCCCGGCAGAGCCGAAAACTCTTTTAACCATCATATCGTCAAGGGCTTCAAGAGCCTCTTCAACGGTTCCGGCCACAACAACACCCTTACCTGCGGCAAGGCCGTCCGCCTTGACCACGATAGGTGCGCCCTGTTCTTCTACAAATTTCTTGGCTTGTTCATACTCATCAAAAACCTGAAAAGGAGCGGTAGGCACACCGGAATCACGCATGGTAATCTTGGAAAAGGCTTTGCTGCCTTCAAGATTGGCTGCATATGCGCCGGGGCCGAAGCAGGGGATTCCTTCCTTGCTAAGAGCTTCCTTGATGCCCAGTACAAGGGGCAGTTCCGGTCCTGCCACAACAAGATCAATCTTGTTTTCCTTGGCAAATTTTACCAGTCCGGGCAGGTCGTCGTCTTTGATGGGCACGTTGGTACCGTGCAGACGGGTTCCACCGTTACCGGGTGCGATAAAAATTTCAGAAACCTTGGGACTCTGACTGATCTTCCATGCCAGAGCGTGTTCTCTTCCGCCTGAACCTACAACAAGTATTTTCATGAAATAATTCCTCTTGGGATTGAGCTGAAGTGACCTGTGGGTATTAATGGCCCCTAACTATTAGTTTGGCAGCAAGCATCACTTAGATAAATATTGCAGATTTGGCAAGAAAATGCGTACGCCTGAAATAATTATCTGCCCTTTTTCACAAAAGCCGAAACCTTTTTTGGGCCCAAACTGCATTGCCCAGTTTAAACTCTCTGAGTATAC belongs to Marinifilum sp. JC120 and includes:
- the folD gene encoding bifunctional methylenetetrahydrofolate dehydrogenase/methenyltetrahydrofolate cyclohydrolase FolD, producing the protein MQILNGKETALTIREELKVEIDGLKDKHGRAPGLAVILVGEDPASQVYVRNKEIACEKAGIVSTAHRIDASVAQDDLEALIQKLNADETIDGILLQLPLPKGLDSQRCLELIDPGKDVDGFHPMNVGKLMLGLPGFRSCTPAGIMTLLERYNLPTSGKKAVVVGRSNIVGKPLAMMLMQYGDFANATVTVCHSRTDNLAEEVKAADFVFAAIGIAKFIKKDMVKKGAVVIDVGINRTDEGLVGDCDYAALEDVASAMTPVPGGVGPMTIAQLLINTVQAYKEHVGA
- a CDS encoding phosphopyruvate hydratase; translated protein: MSTIVAVWAREILDSRGNPTVEVEVVLESGATGRAAVPSGASTGTREALELRDGDKDRYMGKGVLVAVANIREEIAEALVGQDALRQVNIDNILIELDGTENKDRLGANAMLGVSMAVARAAANLLGIPLYQYLGGVNGKLLPVPMMNIINGGEHAPNNLDIQEFMIMPVGAETFAEALRMGAEIFHTLKGLLAADGHNTAVGDEGGFAPNLESHAQAFEYIMKAIEKAGYRPGADVALAIDAAASEFYKDGKYVLAGEGKEFDAQGMIDFYADFVERFPLISIEDGLAEGDWEGWVKMTDDLGEEIQLVGDDLFVTNPEILAEGIERGACNSILIKLNQIGTLTETLDTMELAKTAGYTNVVSHRSGETSDHFIADLAVGLNAGQIKTGSLCRSDRLAKYNQLLRIEEDLEDDGIYYGPALKEAFFGED
- a CDS encoding MerR family transcriptional regulator, with amino-acid sequence MPDKKLLSIAEISRLLEVPESTLHYWKNRFAQYLPSTGRNRQKRFKSEAVEIFKIIASMLKQGHTAEDVMAELSRKYPVNVTVDPQNPESVPPAHMQIQAQQANLEPAIQLAAAMGTEIAKSINDGLKGMLSCMPAGTVSEDVKACMDKANADLSAQNESIEGIKNENVLLKEKLSIMEAELVRLRKDRREMEKFLLDKLKNITK
- a CDS encoding HD domain-containing protein codes for the protein MKGLTELLTCIQEISGGNYSNDIMNLTTEGFDPYVRELAESVGLMMVRIEAREFALEQANEELKCNVVATIKAVARGLSLRDPYTRGHAERVGLYCERLARRMELSEDEIWTMHVAGTLHDIGKIGFSDRLIQNVDTKVDAEMLAEIKQHPEWGFRMLRGLEFLGPALEYVRSHHERLDGTGYPNGLQGDEIKTGSRILSIADVFDAVTTTRTYQNAMDLNKAFSILRKLAGPSLDPELVELFVADIKENGLEDVEDNFSTSPMPKCEDPDKDIKNN
- a CDS encoding type III pantothenate kinase, producing the protein MSSETILLFDVGNTNTKIGFSTRDKIGPSFTLPTDPGGTADSWGLKLVEICRVAGFSNEDIIGGAVSSVVPPMNPILKQAVERFFPCELRFAPDSIPLALNNKYERPWEVGADRLVTAFAGRQISDSENLIVVDFGTATTFDCVVGNDYMGGLICPGVLSSTKALASGTAKLPHISLEIESDTIRPGKSTADSLNQGLIFGFAAMVEGLSERLGKTLGGEVELIATGGFASKIAEVCQAIDHVEPTLLLDGLRMAWFGSEK
- a CDS encoding ATP-binding protein, translating into MNNPFRFNTLRPSDPFCDREKELADLILHGMNGANVTLFSPRRYGKTSLIKRAQKDLHDKGAYVFYVDFYRVMSVEDLASRLAKAIYEGLSDYVSFFEKSKKALLDFFKTYRPVFTPTEDGGIQIDVRASEGISGYDLLESLLSEIGRFAEKVDKPVHIAMDEFQDIVEVDKGKTEALLRTHIQMHSVGYIFAGSRRRILKSMFTDRHRPFYNSTLLMELPPLPHDDLVEYIVDLFEKGGNFISHEAAASVSNLVQQYPYYAQLFCYLLFSMGTDPNLEDVDECFESLLASERYSYQGVVDGLTSVQQGLLVGLAKHPGSKVTSQAFLRETNLSPGGVQKALKHLSLQDLISDEENGWNLVDPVFRKWLVRTF